From the Octadecabacter antarcticus 307 genome, one window contains:
- a CDS encoding NAD(P)H-dependent oxidoreductase produces MNLSSLLAARTATGKPIRIGLIGAGKFGSMVLAQAKHIPGYQIVGIAELDADKARASLARTGWEAKNYNARSMKQAVTEGTTCITTDAADLFACDAIECIIEATGHPLAGLRHGLAAIDAGKHVIMVNVEADVLCGSVLADRARTQGVVYSMAYGDQPAAMCELVDWVHNCGFELVSAGKGMNFAPPYRYSTPDTVWDFFGWSAEEVAAGDFNPKMYNSFTDGTKAAIEMAAVANATGLDCPDDGLAFHPAGLQDLATVFRPKNDGGNLTKTGLVDIASSREHDGRTVLNNIQYGMFVTFRAPDEYTRACFQQYGLLTDPSGWYGSMWRPFHLIGLETSVSVLSACLRGEATGSSTRWRGDAVATAKGDFAAGDMLDGEGGYKVWAKAIPARRSHDLNALPIGLAHHIKLKRAVRKDQIISLDDVEIVDDQDIFDLRVEQHAFLDG; encoded by the coding sequence ATGAACCTGTCTTCCCTGCTTGCCGCGCGCACCGCCACCGGCAAACCCATCCGCATCGGCCTGATCGGCGCAGGTAAATTCGGCTCCATGGTTTTGGCACAGGCCAAGCATATTCCCGGATACCAAATCGTCGGTATCGCGGAGTTGGACGCCGACAAAGCCCGCGCTTCCCTCGCCCGCACCGGCTGGGAGGCCAAAAATTACAACGCCCGCTCAATGAAACAGGCCGTCACCGAAGGCACGACCTGCATAACCACCGACGCCGCCGATCTGTTCGCCTGCGACGCCATCGAGTGCATCATCGAAGCGACGGGCCACCCCCTCGCAGGCTTGCGCCACGGGCTTGCGGCCATCGATGCGGGCAAACACGTGATCATGGTCAACGTCGAGGCCGATGTCCTATGCGGTTCGGTCTTGGCAGATCGCGCCCGCACCCAAGGCGTCGTCTATTCCATGGCTTACGGCGACCAGCCCGCCGCGATGTGCGAGTTAGTCGATTGGGTCCATAACTGCGGATTTGAACTGGTCTCCGCAGGCAAAGGCATGAACTTCGCCCCGCCCTATCGCTACTCAACCCCTGACACGGTTTGGGATTTTTTCGGTTGGTCCGCAGAAGAAGTCGCCGCCGGAGACTTTAACCCCAAGATGTATAACTCCTTTACCGACGGCACCAAGGCCGCGATCGAAATGGCCGCCGTCGCCAATGCCACGGGCTTGGATTGCCCCGACGATGGCCTCGCGTTTCATCCCGCTGGTTTGCAGGACCTCGCTACCGTTTTCCGACCGAAAAACGACGGCGGAAATCTCACGAAAACCGGCCTTGTCGACATCGCCTCCAGCCGCGAACATGATGGCCGCACTGTGCTGAACAACATCCAATACGGCATGTTCGTGACCTTCCGCGCGCCCGATGAATACACCCGCGCCTGCTTTCAACAATACGGGCTGCTGACTGATCCGTCGGGCTGGTACGGGTCGATGTGGCGGCCGTTCCATCTCATCGGATTGGAAACATCTGTGTCCGTCCTATCCGCCTGCCTACGCGGCGAAGCCACTGGCAGTTCCACCCGTTGGCGCGGTGATGCGGTCGCGACCGCCAAGGGCGATTTCGCAGCGGGCGACATGCTGGACGGTGAAGGTGGCTACAAGGTTTGGGCCAAGGCGATCCCTGCCCGCCGGTCCCATGATCTGAACGCCCTGCCAATCGGCTTGGCGCATCACATCAAGCTAAAACGCGCGGTGCGCAAGGATCAGATCATCAGCCTTGATGATGTCGAGATTGTGGATGACCAAGACATTTTCGATCTGCGGGTCGAGCAACACGCCTTTCTAGACGGCTGA
- a CDS encoding transketolase, whose translation MEPDTSNVSLARRAYAIRRNALLMGEVQGQGYIGQALGAADVLAVSYFHALNYRADDPEWEGRDRFLLSIGHYAIALYAAMIEAGILPDAEIETYGMDDSRMPMSGMAAYTPGMEITGGSLGHGLGIAVGMALGLKRKNNPAFVYNMMSDGELGEGSTWEAVMSGVQWKLDNLIAIVDFNDQQADGKTTDALAQVPEAGRWEGFGWFAQEIDGNDMDALVAAFDAARAHPDPVPRVIICQTKMCKGVPFLEDREVTHFVRVEPDEWARALTILDEDRPDE comes from the coding sequence ATGGAGCCTGACACATCAAACGTCAGTCTTGCGCGACGGGCGTATGCGATCCGGCGCAACGCGCTGTTGATGGGTGAAGTGCAAGGACAAGGCTATATCGGACAGGCATTGGGCGCTGCTGATGTATTGGCTGTGTCCTACTTTCACGCGCTGAATTACCGCGCCGATGATCCCGAATGGGAAGGCCGTGACAGGTTCTTGTTGTCCATCGGGCACTACGCCATCGCACTTTATGCGGCGATGATCGAAGCGGGTATCCTGCCTGACGCCGAAATTGAAACCTATGGCATGGACGACAGCCGGATGCCGATGTCGGGCATGGCGGCCTACACTCCGGGGATGGAAATCACCGGTGGATCGTTAGGGCACGGTCTTGGAATTGCCGTCGGGATGGCGCTGGGATTGAAGCGTAAGAACAACCCTGCGTTCGTTTACAACATGATGTCGGATGGCGAATTGGGTGAAGGCTCCACATGGGAGGCCGTGATGTCGGGCGTGCAATGGAAGCTCGATAACCTGATCGCCATTGTCGATTTCAATGACCAACAGGCCGACGGCAAAACCACCGATGCACTGGCGCAAGTACCAGAGGCGGGCCGTTGGGAAGGCTTTGGCTGGTTCGCGCAAGAGATTGATGGCAACGACATGGACGCGCTTGTTGCGGCGTTTGATGCCGCGCGTGCGCATCCGGACCCCGTGCCGCGTGTGATCATTTGCCAGACTAAGATGTGTAAGGGCGTGCCTTTCCTCGAGGACCGCGAGGTCACGCATTTCGTGCGCGTGGAACCTGATGAATGGGCGCGTGCCTTGACGATATTGGACGAGGATCGACCCGATGAATGA
- a CDS encoding transketolase family protein, which yields MNDVSLSRRKSKYTPRTVPVSEDGSKLTTSAMIASLDAEGRETVAAPFGHALVDLAKTRDDIVGLTADLLKYTDLHVFAKAYPDRFYQMGMAEQVMISAAAGLAREGFTPFATTYAVFASRRAYDFICMAIAEENLPVKIVCALPGLTTGYGPSHQATDDIAIMRAMPNLTVLDPCDATEIDQATRAIADHPGPVYMRLLRGNVADVLGEYGYKFKLGKAQMIRDGRDVLFVSSGFMTMRVLDAAKRLQADGVDCAVLHVPTIKPLDMETIAAEAAKGGRLVVTAENHSITGGLGEAVAAVLMRAGVHVPFRQIALPDAFLDAGALPTLHDQYGISVDAVTASVKAWL from the coding sequence ATGAATGATGTAAGCCTGTCTCGCCGCAAATCGAAGTACACACCGCGCACGGTGCCCGTGTCCGAGGATGGATCGAAGCTGACGACCTCGGCAATGATTGCATCGTTGGATGCGGAGGGGCGCGAAACGGTCGCCGCTCCGTTTGGTCATGCGCTGGTTGATCTGGCCAAAACCCGCGATGATATCGTCGGGCTGACGGCGGATTTGTTGAAATACACCGACCTGCATGTCTTCGCCAAAGCCTATCCAGATAGGTTTTATCAGATGGGCATGGCCGAGCAGGTGATGATCTCGGCAGCGGCTGGGTTGGCGCGCGAAGGCTTCACGCCGTTCGCCACGACCTATGCGGTTTTTGCCTCGCGCCGCGCCTATGATTTCATTTGTATGGCGATTGCCGAAGAGAATTTGCCTGTGAAGATCGTCTGCGCGCTACCCGGTTTGACGACAGGGTACGGGCCGAGCCATCAAGCGACGGACGACATCGCGATCATGCGGGCCATGCCGAACTTGACGGTGCTTGATCCTTGCGATGCGACCGAAATTGATCAAGCGACCCGCGCCATCGCCGATCATCCGGGTCCGGTTTACATGCGCTTGTTGCGCGGCAATGTCGCCGATGTGCTGGGCGAGTACGGCTATAAATTCAAGCTGGGCAAAGCGCAGATGATCCGTGACGGGCGCGATGTTTTATTCGTGTCTTCCGGTTTCATGACGATGCGCGTTTTGGATGCGGCCAAGCGGTTGCAGGCCGATGGCGTTGATTGCGCTGTGTTGCATGTGCCAACGATCAAGCCGTTGGATATGGAAACGATTGCAGCCGAAGCTGCTAAAGGTGGGCGCCTTGTGGTAACGGCTGAAAACCATTCTATCACGGGCGGGTTGGGCGAAGCCGTTGCCGCCGTGCTGATGCGGGCGGGCGTACACGTGCCGTTCCGCCAGATCGCGTTGCCCGATGCGTTCTTGGATGCGGGGGCGTTGCCTACGTTGCACGATCAATATGGAATTTCGGTGGATGCTGTGACGGCGTCGGTGAAAGCGTGGCTTTGA
- a CDS encoding SDR family NAD(P)-dependent oxidoreductase, translating to MKLLRGKTAIITGGASPRGLGKAAAVMFAQHGCRVAILDLDADAADQAAADLPGAGHVGRACDVTNKESCEAIAADLVSAFGQIDILVNIAGITQPLKFMEIEPQNYDDVLDVNLRGTLYMSQALLPHMRDRKGGSIVNMSSVSAQRGGGIFGGPHYSAAKAGILGLTKAMAREVAPDGIRANAICPGFIATDITAGKLTNEMRAQVLDGIPMGRAGTAQDVAGCCLFLASDLSSYVTGSEVDVNGGSLIH from the coding sequence ATGAAACTATTGAGAGGCAAAACGGCGATCATCACAGGCGGCGCAAGTCCGCGTGGCTTGGGTAAGGCTGCGGCGGTAATGTTTGCCCAACACGGCTGCCGCGTGGCGATTTTGGACCTTGATGCGGATGCGGCGGACCAAGCGGCGGCGGATTTGCCGGGCGCGGGTCATGTGGGGCGTGCGTGTGATGTGACAAACAAGGAGTCCTGCGAAGCCATCGCCGCTGACTTGGTCTCGGCGTTTGGCCAGATAGATATCCTCGTGAATATCGCAGGTATCACCCAGCCGTTAAAGTTTATGGAGATCGAACCGCAGAACTACGATGATGTGCTGGATGTGAACCTGCGCGGTACACTTTATATGTCGCAAGCCCTGCTTCCGCACATGCGCGACCGCAAGGGGGGCAGTATTGTGAACATGTCGTCCGTTTCCGCGCAACGGGGCGGGGGCATTTTCGGTGGGCCACATTATTCAGCGGCCAAAGCGGGTATCTTGGGGCTGACCAAAGCGATGGCGCGAGAAGTGGCGCCCGATGGCATCCGCGCGAACGCGATTTGCCCTGGGTTCATCGCGACCGACATTACCGCAGGCAAGCTGACCAATGAAATGCGCGCGCAAGTGTTGGACGGCATTCCAATGGGCCGGGCTGGCACGGCGCAGGACGTGGCGGGGTGCTGTTTGTTCTTGGCGTCCGATTTGTCGTCTTATGTGACGGGATCAGAGGTTGACGTGAACGGCGGGTCTTTGATCCATTAG
- a CDS encoding GntR family transcriptional regulator: MPDQTLPEKIANQLRRDILRGKLMPGDSLKERDKAADLGVSRTPMREAIRIIALEGLITLRPSRSPIVAMPDVKAVTDDVEVLLSIEKLSGKLACERATDADIDGIAAITQHMGDNFDTMDTLGMFEIDMSFHSAIAKASHNKPLAEIHDRFLARLWRARFLSAVKRRNRASVIEHHTAILAALRARDTVVIDTAIGTHLDRLTEDIGDVIRREHQDLQDKAEQQANRG; encoded by the coding sequence ATGCCAGATCAAACGCTGCCAGAAAAAATAGCAAATCAACTGCGACGCGACATTTTGCGTGGCAAGTTGATGCCCGGCGATTCTTTGAAAGAACGCGACAAGGCAGCGGATCTTGGCGTCAGTAGAACCCCGATGCGCGAAGCGATCCGCATTATCGCGCTCGAAGGTCTGATCACCTTGCGCCCGTCCCGCAGCCCGATTGTCGCGATGCCGGACGTCAAAGCCGTTACCGACGATGTCGAGGTTTTGCTGTCCATCGAAAAGCTGTCGGGCAAGCTGGCCTGTGAACGTGCCACTGACGCAGACATCGATGGAATTGCTGCGATCACGCAGCACATGGGCGATAACTTTGATACCATGGACACCCTCGGAATGTTCGAGATCGACATGAGTTTTCATTCCGCGATTGCCAAGGCGTCGCATAATAAACCACTGGCAGAAATCCATGATCGGTTCTTGGCGCGTCTATGGAGGGCGCGGTTCCTTTCCGCAGTGAAGCGTCGTAACCGCGCCAGTGTAATCGAACATCATACCGCTATTCTGGCCGCCTTGCGCGCCCGAGATACCGTTGTAATTGATACTGCCATCGGCACGCATTTGGATCGACTTACCGAAGACATCGGTGACGTAATCCGCCGCGAGCATCAGGATTTGCAGGACAAAGCCGAACAGCAAGCCAACAGAGGCTAA
- a CDS encoding TRAP transporter substrate-binding protein, whose product MKLKTLFLSAAAGAALASAAVAQDVTLRIQTHYATEHPTGQMLATWIDDVQTMSGGEITIEMFYSSSVVATVETFDAAINGILDCDATGGAYQTGKNPAFQFVGDIMGGYETPWQQYSWLYYGDGYDAAQELYNAQGMQLIGWAVYGQESFASSRPIAGPEDLVGWKFRSPPGMETEIFQQLGASPIVMDFTEIFTALETGIIDGADASGLANNVGLGLYDIVKHANYPGFHSMPSDHLACNQDVWEGLSEQQRRIIDTAWQKLSFQIAMYNEKANTEAAAALQAQGVTLYDWSVEDRAAFRVAAQTAWDDWATRSPEADALVQSHKAYLTQLGLIDG is encoded by the coding sequence ATGAAACTCAAGACATTATTTTTATCCGCAGCTGCCGGCGCGGCGTTAGCAAGTGCTGCAGTTGCTCAGGATGTGACATTGCGTATCCAAACGCACTACGCGACTGAGCACCCAACAGGTCAGATGTTGGCCACTTGGATCGACGACGTTCAGACCATGTCTGGCGGCGAAATCACGATCGAGATGTTCTATTCATCATCCGTTGTTGCAACGGTTGAAACATTCGATGCGGCCATCAATGGCATCCTTGATTGTGACGCAACAGGCGGCGCGTATCAGACCGGTAAAAACCCAGCGTTCCAATTCGTGGGCGACATCATGGGCGGTTACGAAACACCTTGGCAGCAGTATAGCTGGCTCTATTATGGTGACGGGTACGACGCGGCTCAGGAACTTTACAACGCACAAGGCATGCAGCTGATTGGTTGGGCCGTTTACGGTCAGGAATCATTTGCCTCATCCAGGCCGATTGCTGGTCCTGAGGATCTTGTTGGTTGGAAATTCCGTTCCCCTCCGGGCATGGAAACTGAGATCTTTCAACAGCTCGGCGCGTCCCCAATCGTGATGGATTTCACCGAAATCTTTACGGCTTTGGAAACAGGCATAATCGACGGTGCCGATGCGTCTGGCCTCGCCAACAACGTCGGCCTTGGTCTGTATGACATTGTTAAGCACGCCAACTACCCGGGCTTCCACTCAATGCCATCTGACCACCTTGCTTGTAACCAAGACGTGTGGGAAGGCTTGAGCGAACAGCAGCGTCGCATCATCGATACCGCATGGCAGAAGCTGTCCTTCCAGATTGCTATGTATAACGAAAAAGCCAACACCGAAGCTGCCGCAGCTTTGCAGGCACAGGGCGTCACACTGTACGACTGGTCTGTTGAAGATCGCGCTGCATTCCGCGTTGCAGCTCAGACTGCATGGGATGATTGGGCGACACGTAGCCCAGAGGCCGATGCGCTGGTTCAAAGCCATAAGGCTTATCTTACACAGCTGGGTTTGATCGACGGATAA
- a CDS encoding TRAP transporter small permease subunit, with product MRAPVKTGMIVLCSITCALYLVLISQQMFAAEPYGMFEMIRPAGKPLVQVMLAFFAAALTFASLFLSDTKGAIETPPEGFFDLVSVVLGRLAMIMTAFIVLVMFYEVVSRYVFSRPTLWANELSLWLASFVFLLAGLYAMQQRCHIRIYIIYDMMPWWMQKTSDLISVLLIVAFTFALVWGGYTDAENRFMRMETFGTAWDPPIPGIVKPALLIIIVLVCIQAVSNLFADWNKEPELHTPADEIDEVEIEKIRRTLEEKN from the coding sequence ATGCGGGCACCGGTTAAGACGGGAATGATCGTCCTTTGTAGCATTACATGTGCGCTTTATCTGGTCCTTATTAGTCAACAGATGTTCGCGGCAGAACCCTACGGCATGTTTGAAATGATCCGCCCTGCCGGCAAGCCGTTGGTGCAGGTGATGCTGGCATTTTTCGCCGCCGCTTTGACTTTTGCCTCACTCTTTTTATCCGACACGAAAGGCGCGATCGAAACGCCGCCTGAAGGGTTCTTTGACCTTGTGTCGGTGGTGCTGGGCCGCCTTGCGATGATCATGACCGCCTTTATCGTGCTGGTGATGTTCTACGAAGTCGTTTCGCGCTACGTGTTCTCGCGGCCCACGCTTTGGGCCAATGAATTATCCCTGTGGCTCGCCAGTTTCGTGTTCTTGCTTGCGGGACTTTACGCCATGCAACAGCGCTGCCACATCCGCATTTATATCATCTACGATATGATGCCTTGGTGGATGCAAAAGACATCTGACCTTATCTCTGTCCTGCTGATCGTTGCGTTCACATTCGCCCTTGTTTGGGGTGGCTATACCGACGCCGAGAACCGCTTTATGCGCATGGAAACCTTCGGCACTGCGTGGGATCCACCCATCCCCGGTATCGTGAAACCCGCTTTGCTCATCATCATCGTATTGGTCTGTATTCAAGCCGTGTCCAACCTGTTCGCAGATTGGAACAAAGAGCCAGAATTGCACACACCAGCCGACGAGATCGACGAAGTTGAAATTGAAAAAATCCGCCGCACTCTTGAGGAAAAGAACTAA
- a CDS encoding TRAP transporter large permease, translating into MVDIGTLSLIILLGMFALLAIGMPLGFASAFLAVVTLALKFPPDLLWGDFGRGPLSVLGQAVYRQMTNYVLISVPLFIFMAAMLERSGIARDMYSSLNVWMSRMRGGIAVATSIMAVIMAAMSGIIGGEVVLLGLIALPQMLRLGYDRNLAIGTICASGSLGTMIPPSIVLIFYGLVTETSIKALFTASFLPGFMLASFFILYILIRTRMNTSLAPLPDPIPGEPEGSEKGLMFLGFISRFAMWVTGVLFLRAVFFTMTGDNVIRANEDPILLGMVADIPWIIGAFVIFTLIVFVVVGRERTARGWDMGKGLIAPIVVIGVVLGSIYGGITGITEAAGMGVVAVFAIGMIRREMTFDIVWDSLIRTLKSTGTIIWVTIGAAALAAAYTLVGGPTYVANLIIGAELPTMGIILMMMLVFLIMGMFMDWVGIVLLIMPVFLPIVVRLPAEEIGFLGSIEARYIPIWFGVVFCMNMQISFLSPPFGPAAFYLKSVAPPEISLVDIFRGFLPFITLQLLALSTLLIWPNIITVFL; encoded by the coding sequence ATGGTCGATATTGGTACACTCTCTCTCATCATCCTGCTGGGCATGTTCGCTCTGCTGGCCATCGGCATGCCACTGGGTTTCGCCTCGGCCTTCTTGGCGGTCGTCACACTGGCTCTAAAGTTCCCACCTGATCTGTTGTGGGGCGACTTTGGGCGTGGCCCGCTGTCTGTTTTGGGGCAGGCGGTTTATCGACAAATGACGAACTACGTCCTGATATCGGTGCCGCTATTCATCTTTATGGCCGCGATGCTGGAACGATCCGGCATCGCGCGAGATATGTATTCGTCACTGAACGTCTGGATGAGCCGGATGCGCGGCGGCATCGCTGTCGCCACGTCTATCATGGCCGTGATTATGGCGGCGATGTCGGGCATTATTGGTGGTGAGGTTGTTCTGCTGGGCCTGATCGCTTTGCCGCAGATGTTGCGTCTGGGGTATGATCGCAACCTTGCGATTGGTACGATCTGTGCGTCCGGTTCACTGGGCACCATGATCCCACCGTCGATCGTTTTGATCTTCTACGGTCTGGTGACCGAAACATCTATCAAGGCGTTGTTCACCGCATCCTTCTTGCCAGGCTTTATGCTGGCTTCGTTCTTCATTCTCTACATCCTGATCCGCACACGGATGAACACTTCCTTAGCCCCCTTGCCGGATCCGATTCCGGGTGAGCCTGAAGGCTCTGAAAAGGGTCTGATGTTCCTTGGCTTCATCTCGCGCTTTGCGATGTGGGTGACGGGTGTCCTGTTCCTTCGTGCGGTGTTCTTTACCATGACTGGCGACAACGTGATCCGCGCAAACGAAGATCCGATCCTGTTGGGGATGGTTGCTGATATTCCTTGGATCATCGGAGCATTCGTGATCTTTACCTTGATCGTCTTTGTGGTTGTTGGTCGTGAACGCACTGCACGCGGTTGGGACATGGGCAAAGGCCTGATCGCCCCAATCGTTGTGATCGGCGTTGTCTTGGGGTCTATCTATGGTGGCATCACAGGGATCACCGAAGCTGCGGGCATGGGCGTCGTCGCCGTGTTCGCAATCGGTATGATCCGCCGCGAGATGACGTTTGATATCGTCTGGGACAGCTTGATCCGTACGCTCAAATCCACAGGTACGATCATCTGGGTGACCATTGGTGCAGCAGCATTGGCCGCGGCCTACACGCTCGTCGGTGGACCGACCTATGTGGCAAATTTGATCATCGGAGCAGAGCTACCAACGATGGGGATTATCTTGATGATGATGCTCGTGTTCTTGATCATGGGTATGTTTATGGATTGGGTTGGCATTGTGCTGTTGATCATGCCGGTGTTCCTACCCATCGTGGTGCGGCTACCCGCCGAAGAAATTGGGTTCTTGGGCAGTATCGAAGCACGCTACATCCCGATCTGGTTCGGCGTGGTGTTCTGTATGAACATGCAAATCAGCTTCCTGTCACCGCCCTTTGGCCCTGCGGCGTTCTACCTCAAGTCCGTTGCTCCGCCCGAAATTTCGCTGGTAGATATCTTCCGTGGCTTCCTACCGTTCATCACGTTGCAGCTGTTGGCGCTTTCAACACTATTGATCTGGCCCAACATCATCACCGTCTTCTTGTGA
- a CDS encoding DMT family transporter: MAQAVAPREERIVIGLGSMALAVMLFTMIDTSAKWLVLAGLPAMQVAFLRYAIHFLLAVVVFVPREGLSAFESYSPKLQVLRSASLFIGTCLNFMALKYLPITVTTTIMFAGPILVTLLAIPMLGEKVGRHRIAAVCVGFLGVIVVMQPWGTGFHPAMLLNLGALVGASIYFLMTRKLAGIENNSTAQLWAAGLATFCLAPFAISQWVWPTAPADWVFFVMIGIFGGIAHILVTSAHRLADASILAPVIYTQIFPAAFAGIVFFNTYPTVWTMGGGLIIISAGVYIWYRERQAKKGK; encoded by the coding sequence ATGGCCCAAGCCGTCGCACCCCGAGAAGAACGGATCGTCATCGGGCTTGGGTCCATGGCACTGGCGGTGATGTTGTTCACCATGATCGACACCTCAGCCAAATGGCTGGTGTTGGCGGGGCTACCGGCGATGCAAGTGGCGTTCCTGCGCTATGCAATCCACTTCTTACTGGCCGTCGTGGTGTTCGTGCCGCGCGAAGGGCTATCCGCCTTCGAGTCGTACAGCCCAAAGTTACAGGTCTTGCGCTCGGCCAGTTTGTTCATCGGCACCTGCTTGAACTTCATGGCACTCAAGTATTTGCCAATTACGGTGACCACGACGATTATGTTTGCGGGACCGATCTTGGTCACTCTTTTGGCCATCCCCATGCTGGGCGAAAAGGTCGGACGCCACCGCATCGCCGCCGTCTGCGTTGGGTTCTTAGGCGTCATCGTTGTCATGCAGCCTTGGGGAACCGGATTTCATCCCGCGATGTTGTTGAACCTTGGGGCCTTGGTCGGCGCGTCGATCTATTTCCTGATGACGCGCAAACTCGCGGGTATCGAGAATAACAGCACAGCGCAGCTTTGGGCAGCAGGGCTTGCGACGTTTTGTTTGGCCCCGTTCGCCATCTCACAATGGGTTTGGCCGACGGCGCCAGCCGATTGGGTATTCTTTGTGATGATCGGCATCTTCGGGGGCATAGCGCATATTCTGGTGACCTCAGCGCATCGTTTGGCCGACGCCAGCATTCTGGCACCTGTGATTTATACTCAAATCTTCCCTGCGGCTTTCGCAGGGATTGTCTTTTTCAACACATATCCAACTGTGTGGACCATGGGCGGCGGGCTGATCATTATCAGTGCCGGCGTCTACATTTGGTATCGCGAGCGGCAAGCTAAAAAAGGAAAATAA
- a CDS encoding phosphogluconate dehydrogenase C-terminal domain-containing protein yields the protein MTEKLVLIGAGGKMGVRSAANLARTDFEVAHVEISEVGRTRLKDAVGVDCVDIDTAMEGAEVILLAVPDAAIKAVAAAIIDKVPSGAMVICLDVAGPFAGHLPKRDDVTYFVTHPCHPPIYNDEKTEAGRKDYFGGIAAEQGIVNALMQGPEDHYALGEKVGRAIYAPVARSHRVTVEQMALLEPGLSETVCASLLDVMREAMDEVVRRGVPKEAARDFLLGHMNILGAVIFEEVDGVFSDACNKAIEFGKPALMRDDWKRVFEPDEIVASIQRIT from the coding sequence ATGACTGAAAAACTGGTTCTCATTGGTGCAGGCGGCAAGATGGGCGTGCGCAGTGCCGCCAACCTTGCGCGTACGGATTTTGAAGTGGCCCACGTTGAGATTTCCGAAGTGGGACGCACCCGATTGAAAGATGCCGTCGGCGTTGATTGCGTCGACATCGACACCGCGATGGAGGGCGCAGAAGTCATCCTGCTGGCCGTCCCCGACGCCGCAATCAAAGCCGTCGCCGCCGCGATCATCGACAAAGTACCAAGCGGCGCGATGGTGATCTGCCTTGACGTGGCGGGCCCGTTTGCGGGGCACTTGCCCAAACGCGACGACGTCACTTATTTCGTAACTCACCCCTGCCATCCCCCGATTTACAACGATGAAAAAACCGAAGCCGGGCGCAAGGACTACTTCGGTGGGATCGCCGCGGAGCAGGGTATCGTAAACGCGCTGATGCAAGGCCCCGAGGATCACTATGCTTTGGGTGAAAAAGTAGGCCGCGCCATCTACGCCCCCGTCGCCCGCAGCCACCGTGTCACGGTCGAACAGATGGCTTTGCTAGAACCGGGCTTATCCGAAACCGTCTGCGCATCCTTGTTAGACGTTATGCGCGAAGCGATGGACGAGGTCGTGCGCCGTGGCGTGCCAAAGGAAGCTGCGCGTGACTTTTTGCTTGGCCATATGAACATCCTAGGTGCGGTAATTTTTGAGGAAGTCGACGGCGTATTCTCAGACGCCTGCAACAAGGCGATTGAATTCGGCAAGCCTGCCCTGATGCGTGACGACTGGAAACGGGTGTTCGAACCAGACGAGATCGTAGCCAGCATTCAACGTATTACCTAA